A stretch of Candidatus Nanogingivalaceae bacterium DNA encodes these proteins:
- a CDS encoding prepilin-type N-terminal cleavage/methylation domain-containing protein → MIQQANKKGFTIMELMLAMGVIAFLLLSVAGLIIQMTNTITRGTTYKDLNAASRTINADLTKTFNSTSVLDGWDGRTNTNEYYRVVGGSGAFCTGSVSYLWNTNLKDPDAALIIYVGDKNPVRFVKIRDTAKNYCSNNAQSTVWTKVPHDDTVTEILSNSEVNLQLHNISFTSGGNLISSSSNQMIVNIAYVLGTPDNNDIRMNAGSKNCEGNVKSNYCAVNKFELTVRTLGR, encoded by the coding sequence ATGATCCAGCAAGCAAATAAAAAAGGTTTTACAATTATGGAATTGATGCTCGCAATGGGCGTGATTGCTTTTTTGCTGCTTTCGGTTGCGGGTTTAATTATCCAAATGACAAATACTATTACACGGGGAACAACTTATAAAGATCTAAATGCAGCTTCTCGAACGATTAATGCAGATCTAACAAAAACATTTAACTCAACATCTGTTCTTGACGGTTGGGATGGTCGAACCAACACTAATGAATATTATAGAGTTGTTGGCGGTTCGGGTGCATTTTGTACAGGGTCAGTGAGCTATCTGTGGAACACTAATCTTAAAGATCCGGATGCAGCATTAATTATTTATGTTGGAGATAAAAATCCAGTTCGGTTTGTTAAAATTCGTGACACCGCAAAAAATTATTGTTCAAATAATGCTCAAAGTACGGTTTGGACGAAAGTTCCTCATGATGATACAGTTACTGAAATTTTAAGCAACAGTGAAGTTAATCTTCAGCTTCACAATATATCATTTACTTCAGGTGGTAATTTGATTAGTTCATCTTCAAATCAAATGATTGTAAATATCGCCTATGTTTTAGGTACACCAGATAATAACGATATTCGAATGAATGCTGGAAGTAAAAACTGTGAGGGGAATGTTAAAAGCAACTATTGCGCAGTTAATAAATTCGAACTCACCGTAAGAACTCTTGGTAGATAA
- a CDS encoding tyrosine-type recombinase/integrase codes for MYISEGIEDFIESLEVEGGRSKKTAENYQLYLERLVEFSGDIPVKEITSELVRKYRLWLNRYENDSGKSLSRTTQAYHLIALRRFLTYLSRRDIKSLEPSKIELPKIVKPQVNFLHYEEIERLISAIPNETESDLRDRAIIELLFSSGLRVSELVSLNRGSINTKRREFTVRGKGNKDRPIFISKKAAEHIENYLQAREDNLQPLFLNYSKRYKKPSTDGNYRRITARSVQRMVEKYARLAGITKHVSPHTMRHSFATDLLVNGADLRSVQGMLGHASIATTQIYTHITDQHLKEIHERFHSETE; via the coding sequence ATGTATATTTCTGAAGGAATTGAAGATTTTATTGAGTCGCTCGAAGTTGAAGGTGGTCGTTCGAAAAAAACTGCCGAGAATTATCAGCTATATTTAGAGCGCCTTGTGGAATTTTCGGGAGATATTCCCGTTAAAGAAATCACTTCTGAACTTGTTCGAAAATATCGCTTGTGGCTTAACCGTTACGAAAACGATTCTGGTAAAAGTTTAAGTAGAACTACCCAAGCATATCATCTTATTGCGCTTCGAAGATTTTTAACTTACCTTTCGCGTCGAGATATTAAAAGTCTTGAACCCTCAAAAATTGAACTACCAAAAATTGTTAAACCCCAGGTAAATTTTTTGCACTACGAAGAAATTGAACGTTTAATTTCGGCAATTCCAAATGAAACTGAAAGCGACTTGCGTGATCGTGCAATTATTGAGCTGCTTTTTTCTAGCGGACTCCGTGTTTCAGAACTTGTAAGTTTAAATCGCGGAAGCATCAACACAAAACGGCGTGAGTTTACGGTTCGCGGAAAAGGAAACAAAGATCGCCCAATTTTTATTTCGAAAAAGGCCGCCGAACATATTGAAAATTACTTGCAAGCACGAGAAGACAACCTTCAACCCTTGTTTTTGAATTATTCGAAACGCTATAAAAAACCGTCAACAGATGGAAATTACCGCCGAATTACCGCCCGCTCAGTCCAGCGAATGGTTGAAAAATACGCGCGCCTAGCAGGAATCACAAAGCACGTTTCCCCACACACAATGCGCCACTCTTTTGCAACAGATTTACTCGTGAATGGTGCCGATCTACGTTCAGTTCAAGGCATGCTTGGACACGCAAGTATTGCAACAACACAAATTTATACACATATTACTGATCAACATTTAAAAGAAATCCACGAGCGATTCCATAGCGAAACAGAATAA
- a CDS encoding nucleoside-diphosphate kinase: protein MSKELIQRTLILFKPDAVQRGIVGEILTRFERVGLKIIGTKMIFPNKEHYHKHYEGIGKMVTRRGEKAFDMALEFMTQGPVIAMVLEGVESVELVRKLVGGTEPKAALPGTIRGDYSHMSFGYADEHNVGIPNLIHASGSVEEAKQEIEHWFADHEIYDYHSPREKFTR, encoded by the coding sequence ATGTCGAAAGAGTTGATTCAGCGAACACTAATTTTGTTCAAGCCCGACGCAGTTCAGCGTGGAATTGTGGGCGAAATTTTAACACGTTTCGAAAGAGTTGGCTTAAAAATCATCGGCACAAAAATGATCTTCCCAAATAAAGAGCATTATCATAAACATTATGAAGGAATTGGTAAAATGGTGACGCGCCGTGGCGAAAAAGCTTTTGATATGGCGTTGGAATTTATGACGCAAGGGCCTGTGATCGCGATGGTTCTCGAAGGTGTTGAATCGGTTGAATTGGTACGAAAACTCGTTGGTGGCACCGAACCAAAAGCTGCGCTGCCGGGAACGATTCGAGGAGATTATTCGCACATGAGTTTTGGCTATGCGGATGAACACAATGTTGGAATTCCGAACTTAATTCATGCATCGGGAAGTGTTGAAGAAGCGAAACAAGAAATTGAACATTGGTTTGCTGATCATGAAATTTACGACTATCATTCACCTCGAGAAAAATTTACGCGTTAA
- a CDS encoding PH domain-containing protein codes for MKEQIFKGQREGEEFLFMFRKHIIAMRKGFYLFLGVFAISCLPTFFMLTSENLMNALWVACGGFLVGLMLFLYHFMLWYYSIYIVSNQRIRQITQKGFFGRRMMDLPLSKIQSVNFEIPGFFGDIFHFGTINIFTIVGDLEIKNVEHPEDVYNRLQDAISKVEVEEEDEEF; via the coding sequence ATGAAAGAACAAATTTTTAAAGGTCAAAGAGAAGGTGAAGAATTTCTCTTTATGTTTCGAAAGCATATCATTGCGATGCGCAAGGGTTTTTACCTTTTTTTGGGCGTTTTTGCAATTTCTTGTTTGCCGACTTTTTTTATGTTAACTTCAGAAAATCTAATGAATGCGCTTTGGGTTGCTTGCGGCGGTTTTCTGGTTGGGCTTATGCTGTTTTTGTATCATTTTATGCTGTGGTATTATTCAATCTATATTGTTTCGAATCAGCGCATTCGTCAAATTACGCAAAAAGGATTTTTTGGGAGAAGAATGATGGATTTGCCGCTTTCGAAAATCCAAAGTGTTAATTTCGAAATTCCAGGATTTTTTGGCGATATTTTCCATTTTGGAACAATAAATATTTTTACAATCGTGGGAGATTTAGAGATTAAAAATGTTGAACACCCAGAAGATGTTTATAATAGACTTCAGGATGCGATTTCGAAAGTTGAAGTAGAGGAGGAAGATGAAGAATTTTAA
- a CDS encoding SurA N-terminal domain-containing protein: MKNFKEKRKSLKKKILKKSNTQETQVAKITNTTLEEQRKEILNKGKKFKYPVQYSKNRLVGNALIIALVILITGSGLLWYQLYQAQNTGEFIYRFTTVIPFPVANVDGENALYRDYLMEYRANMQIANAKKDEIESANNVKALSVLNKNKAMKNAIANAYAQKKAREMGISVSEKEIDEAFDAQRKTQNTELTESALYKIAADNYGLSPSEYRRMFIELPLLRRKVTAEIDKNAAKTRDEVVKYLNDNSNDFSKAAEQFGDKIEYNKPGKVRKTNIDGGRSKVASQLNVGEVSKPFISNAGDGYYIVKLIEKSDNEISYESIKIKFTEFNSQLEKLEKEGKVKKYIKVD, encoded by the coding sequence ATGAAGAATTTTAAAGAAAAGCGAAAGAGTTTGAAGAAAAAGATTTTGAAAAAGTCGAATACTCAAGAAACTCAAGTTGCAAAAATCACAAACACAACACTTGAAGAACAACGCAAGGAAATTTTAAACAAGGGTAAAAAATTTAAATATCCTGTCCAATATAGTAAAAATCGACTAGTTGGAAACGCTTTAATTATTGCTTTGGTGATTTTAATTACTGGTTCAGGGTTGTTGTGGTATCAACTATATCAAGCGCAAAATACTGGTGAATTTATTTATCGTTTTACAACTGTTATACCATTTCCAGTTGCAAATGTTGATGGCGAGAACGCACTTTATCGCGACTATTTAATGGAATATCGCGCAAATATGCAAATTGCGAATGCTAAAAAAGATGAAATTGAAAGTGCTAATAATGTAAAGGCTCTTTCAGTTTTAAATAAAAATAAGGCAATGAAAAATGCGATTGCGAATGCTTATGCTCAGAAAAAAGCCCGAGAAATGGGAATTTCTGTATCAGAGAAAGAGATTGACGAAGCTTTTGATGCTCAGAGAAAGACTCAAAATACCGAGCTTACTGAAAGTGCATTATATAAAATTGCCGCCGATAACTACGGTCTCTCACCAAGCGAATATCGTCGAATGTTTATTGAACTTCCACTTCTTCGCCGAAAAGTTACCGCAGAAATCGATAAAAATGCTGCTAAGACTAGAGATGAAGTTGTAAAATATTTGAACGATAACTCAAATGATTTCTCAAAGGCTGCTGAGCAATTTGGTGATAAGATTGAGTATAATAAGCCTGGAAAAGTTCGAAAAACAAATATTGACGGCGGTCGTTCGAAGGTAGCTTCACAATTAAATGTTGGCGAAGTTTCGAAACCATTCATCTCGAACGCTGGTGATGGCTACTATATCGTAAAACTTATCGAAAAAAGTGACAATGAGATTAGTTATGAATCGATAAAAATTAAGTTTACCGAGTTTAATTCACAGCTAGAAAAGCTTGAAAAAGAAGGTAAGGTTAAAAAATATATCAAGGTTGATTAG
- a CDS encoding adenine-specific methyltransferase EcoRI family protein produces MFIFSPKIERFFVANKNLTRAKKVKNDEFYTQYDDIEKECERYRDQFYGKIIYCNCDDPESSNFFLYFANNFKFFGLKKLVTTHYDAEKPTYKLELTEEMIEDGAVTAECAKKTLLKGNGDFRNEESIELLKEADIIITNPPFSLFREYIAQLIEYGKRFLIMGNNNSITYKEIFKLIKENKIWLGYDVNKTMEFALSDSYEKWSRIENGVKYGKVPAISWFTNLETDKRHQELILYKKYTAEEFPKYDNYDAIEVSKVVDIPQDYDGVMGVPITFLDKFNPDQFELIGSNRWVGQDEDGVYGRSSYLNGKETFKRLFIKNKKVSK; encoded by the coding sequence ATGTTTATTTTTTCGCCAAAAATAGAAAGGTTTTTCGTGGCGAATAAAAATCTCACACGAGCAAAAAAGGTCAAAAATGATGAATTTTACACACAATACGATGATATTGAAAAAGAGTGTGAAAGATATCGTGATCAATTTTATGGCAAAATAATTTACTGTAATTGTGATGACCCTGAAAGTAGTAATTTCTTCTTGTATTTTGCGAATAATTTCAAGTTTTTTGGCTTAAAAAAGCTTGTGACTACTCATTATGATGCTGAAAAGCCAACTTATAAGCTAGAATTAACAGAAGAAATGATCGAAGATGGCGCTGTAACTGCTGAATGTGCTAAGAAAACTCTACTTAAGGGTAACGGAGACTTTCGCAATGAAGAGAGTATTGAACTATTGAAAGAAGCCGATATAATCATAACTAATCCACCGTTTTCACTTTTTAGAGAATATATTGCTCAATTGATTGAATATGGAAAGCGATTTTTAATTATGGGAAATAATAACTCAATCACCTATAAAGAGATTTTTAAATTAATAAAAGAAAATAAAATTTGGCTTGGTTATGATGTTAATAAAACTATGGAGTTTGCTTTAAGTGATAGTTATGAGAAATGGAGTCGTATAGAAAATGGCGTAAAGTACGGAAAAGTTCCTGCAATATCTTGGTTTACGAATCTTGAAACAGATAAACGCCATCAAGAGTTGATTTTATATAAAAAATATACCGCTGAAGAATTTCCAAAATATGATAATTATGACGCAATTGAAGTTTCGAAAGTTGTTGATATTCCGCAAGATTATGACGGTGTTATGGGAGTACCGATTACTTTTCTTGATAAATTTAATCCAGATCAATTTGAATTGATAGGTTCTAATCGTTGGGTTGGTCAAGACGAAGATGGAGTGTATGGTAGAAGTTCGTATTTGAATGGAAAAGAAACTTTTAAAAGGCTATTCATAAAGAACAAGAAAGTGAGTAAATAA
- a CDS encoding DUF262 domain-containing protein, whose translation MKIELHKIKIKDIFEGYRNNNEEGVAGFGGKLNIRPKYQREFVYDDRKRNAVIDTVRKGFPLNVMYWVKNSDGTFEVLDGQQRTISICEYLNNKFSILDEGNRRKFFNLTDFEKEQIENYELMIYFCEGNDKEKLDWFKIINIAGEKLTDQELRNAVYTGEWLTHAKSIFSKNNCPAWNLAKDYLNGSPIRQDYLEAALDWISNGEIEKYMSENQNKQNANELWLYFQNVISWVKMTFVNYRKEMKGVNWGELYNKFSRENFDTTKIENQIVELLKDDEVTKKSGIYKYILTGEERWLSLRAFTENQKREVYEQQKGICPICHEHYTIEEMEADHIQPWSKGGKTVAENCQMLCKKDNREKSDK comes from the coding sequence ATGAAAATTGAACTTCATAAAATAAAAATCAAAGATATTTTTGAAGGCTATCGAAACAATAATGAAGAAGGTGTTGCTGGTTTTGGTGGAAAGTTAAATATTCGCCCAAAATATCAACGAGAGTTTGTTTATGATGATCGCAAACGAAATGCTGTGATTGATACGGTTCGAAAGGGTTTTCCGCTAAATGTGATGTATTGGGTAAAAAATTCTGACGGAACTTTTGAAGTTTTAGATGGGCAACAACGAACAATTTCAATTTGTGAATATTTAAATAATAAATTCTCAATTTTGGATGAAGGAAATCGGCGGAAATTTTTTAATTTGACAGATTTTGAAAAAGAGCAGATTGAAAATTATGAGTTGATGATTTATTTTTGTGAAGGTAATGATAAAGAAAAACTTGACTGGTTTAAAATTATAAATATTGCAGGAGAAAAACTTACAGATCAGGAACTTCGTAATGCTGTTTATACTGGTGAATGGCTGACGCATGCAAAGAGTATTTTTAGTAAAAATAATTGTCCAGCTTGGAATTTAGCAAAAGATTATTTGAACGGTTCACCAATTCGGCAAGATTATCTTGAAGCTGCCCTCGATTGGATATCAAACGGTGAAATTGAAAAATATATGTCTGAAAATCAGAATAAGCAAAACGCAAACGAGCTTTGGTTATATTTTCAAAATGTTATTTCTTGGGTGAAAATGACATTTGTGAATTATCGCAAAGAAATGAAAGGTGTTAATTGGGGCGAGCTCTATAATAAATTCAGTAGAGAAAATTTTGATACTACTAAAATTGAAAATCAAATTGTTGAATTATTAAAAGATGATGAAGTTACTAAAAAATCTGGAATTTATAAATATATTTTAACGGGTGAAGAACGTTGGTTGAGTTTACGAGCTTTTACAGAAAATCAAAAAAGAGAAGTTTATGAACAGCAAAAGGGAATTTGCCCAATTTGTCATGAGCACTACACAATTGAAGAAATGGAGGCTGATCATATTCAGCCATGGAGTAAAGGTGGAAAAACGGTGGCCGAAAACTGCCAAATGCTTTGCAAAAAAGATAATCGCGAGAAGAGTGATAAGTAA
- the thrS gene encoding threonine--tRNA ligase, producing the protein MENKEEKLFKMRHSLAHIMAAAVQRIYPDAKFGVGPAINDGFYYDIDLGDNKISENNFGKIEKAMRRIIAESQDFVRSEVSIEDAINWAKENNQPYKLELLNDLKNAGTTNAKILAEGDFELGDGAETVSFYTNGNYKDLCRGPHLSNTKEVGAFKLMRVAGAYWRGDEKNPQMQRLYGVAFETQEELDDYLRKMEEAKKRDHRKLGKELDLYTVSPLVGIGLPLFTPRGTILRDVLANYSNQLRQKYGFEKVWTPHITKKDLYEKSGHWAKFGEELFLVKSQVTGGQFALKPMNCPHHTQIFASNPRSYKDLPIRYLETTTDYRDEQTGELGGLNRVRSLTQDDSHIFCRTDQIESEIQNLLAAAHELYSGIGMKLRVRLSYRDESDSYLGDLAVWESAQKQLKKAVISNNLEYFEQEGEAAFYGPKIDFMATDAIGREHQVATVQLDFVQPERFELSYKNSEGQDEQPVMIHCALLGSIERFMSVYIEHKAGWFDFWAAPEQVRILTINDTLNDYVEEVSKILSGVVLDSPVKFNEVRYSVDNRNESLGKKIREATSMKIPVQLIVGPKDKENNEVSVRFRKDGEFVEEKVALNDLATFIQEI; encoded by the coding sequence GTGGAGAATAAAGAGGAGAAACTTTTTAAGATGCGCCACAGCCTCGCTCATATTATGGCGGCGGCAGTTCAGCGAATCTACCCAGACGCGAAGTTTGGTGTTGGTCCAGCAATTAATGATGGATTTTATTATGATATTGATTTAGGCGATAATAAAATTTCGGAAAATAATTTTGGTAAAATTGAAAAGGCTATGCGTCGAATTATCGCTGAGAGCCAAGATTTTGTGCGAAGCGAAGTTTCAATTGAAGATGCAATTAATTGGGCGAAAGAAAACAACCAGCCTTATAAATTAGAACTTTTAAATGATTTAAAAAATGCAGGAACCACTAACGCAAAAATTCTCGCTGAGGGTGATTTTGAATTGGGTGATGGTGCTGAAACTGTAAGTTTTTATACGAATGGAAACTATAAAGATCTATGTCGTGGTCCGCACCTTTCAAACACTAAAGAAGTTGGTGCATTTAAACTAATGCGTGTAGCTGGTGCTTATTGGCGTGGGGACGAAAAAAATCCACAAATGCAACGACTTTATGGCGTGGCTTTCGAAACTCAAGAAGAACTTGACGATTATCTTCGAAAAATGGAAGAAGCTAAAAAACGCGATCACCGCAAGCTGGGTAAAGAGCTCGATTTGTATACAGTTTCACCACTTGTAGGAATCGGTTTGCCACTATTTACGCCACGCGGAACAATTTTGCGTGATGTTTTAGCGAACTATTCAAATCAATTGCGTCAAAAATACGGTTTCGAAAAAGTTTGGACTCCACACATTACTAAAAAAGATTTGTACGAAAAATCTGGCCACTGGGCAAAATTTGGTGAAGAACTTTTCTTGGTTAAATCGCAAGTTACTGGCGGTCAATTCGCACTAAAACCAATGAACTGTCCACATCACACGCAGATTTTCGCCTCAAACCCAAGAAGCTATAAAGATTTGCCAATTCGCTATCTTGAGACTACAACAGATTATCGTGATGAGCAAACTGGTGAACTTGGTGGATTGAACCGTGTTCGTTCTTTGACTCAAGATGATTCACACATCTTTTGTCGAACAGATCAAATTGAGAGTGAGATTCAAAACTTATTGGCGGCTGCTCACGAACTTTATTCTGGAATTGGTATGAAATTGCGCGTACGTCTTAGCTATCGTGATGAATCTGACAGTTATCTTGGTGATCTAGCTGTTTGGGAAAGTGCGCAAAAGCAACTTAAAAAAGCGGTTATTTCAAATAATCTAGAATATTTTGAACAAGAAGGTGAAGCTGCATTCTATGGCCCAAAGATTGACTTTATGGCGACAGATGCAATTGGTCGTGAGCACCAAGTTGCGACTGTTCAGCTTGATTTCGTTCAACCTGAACGTTTCGAACTTTCTTACAAAAACTCTGAAGGTCAAGATGAGCAACCTGTGATGATTCACTGTGCTTTGCTTGGCTCAATCGAGCGATTTATGAGCGTTTATATTGAACACAAAGCCGGCTGGTTTGATTTTTGGGCAGCTCCAGAACAAGTTCGAATTCTAACAATCAACGATACTTTAAATGACTATGTTGAAGAAGTTTCGAAAATCCTTTCTGGTGTTGTTTTGGATTCACCAGTGAAATTTAATGAAGTTCGTTATTCTGTCGATAACCGAAACGAATCTCTAGGAAAGAAGATTCGTGAAGCAACCTCAATGAAGATTCCGGTTCAACTAATTGTTGGCCCTAAAGATAAGGAAAACAATGAGGTGAGTGTTCGCTTTAGGAAAGACGGTGAATTTGTTGAAGAAAAAGTTGCGCTTAACGATCTAGCTACATTTATTCAAGAAATTTAA
- the miaA gene encoding tRNA (adenosine(37)-N6)-dimethylallyltransferase MiaA produces MKNSNTLIVITGPTASGKTGLAIKLAKLFGGEIISADSRAIYKDIDIASAKPTIEEREGVPHWGFDLVEPGERFTAADFKEYAYLKIEDILSRGKIPFLVGGTGLYIDAVLYDYEFGGEVDDAFRQKMNSKSLEELQRYILENKIRMPENSKNKRYLIRAIEKSVSVKREDCKKVNKYNTIVVGITTPRNELRQRIFQRNELFFSSGIIEEFKKNEQKYGMDSEAATANAYPLVQKYLAGELTQQELIEKMSVRDWRLAKRQTTFMKRNKDIIWLNLKDAEQFIISKIKK; encoded by the coding sequence ATGAAAAACAGCAATACATTAATTGTTATTACTGGCCCCACGGCAAGTGGAAAAACAGGCTTGGCTATTAAGTTAGCCAAGCTTTTTGGCGGTGAAATTATTTCTGCTGATTCGCGCGCTATCTATAAAGATATTGATATTGCCTCCGCTAAGCCTACTATTGAAGAACGGGAGGGAGTTCCGCATTGGGGATTTGATCTAGTTGAACCGGGTGAACGTTTTACGGCGGCAGATTTCAAAGAATACGCTTATTTAAAAATTGAGGATATTTTAAGTCGAGGAAAAATTCCATTTTTAGTTGGTGGGACTGGCTTATATATTGATGCTGTATTATATGATTACGAATTTGGCGGCGAAGTTGATGACGCCTTTCGGCAAAAAATGAATTCAAAAAGTCTTGAAGAACTTCAAAGATATATTTTAGAAAATAAAATTCGAATGCCTGAAAATTCTAAAAATAAGCGTTATTTAATAAGGGCTATAGAAAAAAGCGTAAGCGTAAAGAGAGAAGATTGTAAAAAAGTCAACAAATATAACACTATTGTTGTGGGAATAACAACGCCACGCAACGAATTGAGACAAAGAATTTTTCAAAGAAATGAACTATTTTTTAGTTCAGGTATTATTGAGGAGTTTAAAAAAAATGAACAGAAATACGGAATGGATTCGGAAGCAGCAACAGCAAACGCCTATCCACTTGTACAAAAATATTTAGCAGGTGAATTAACGCAGCAGGAGTTGATTGAAAAAATGAGTGTTCGTGATTGGAGATTAGCTAAGCGTCAAACAACCTTCATGAAGAGGAATAAAGATATAATTTGGCTTAATTTAAAAGATGCTGAACAATTTATTATTTCAAAAATTAAAAAATGA
- a CDS encoding winged helix-turn-helix domain-containing protein, producing the protein MEQSINALFGSKTRVKLLNLFFNKPDEKFYVREISRIIDEQVNSVRRELTNLEGVGVVKSSTEDRKIFYRANQRFKYYLPLRVIFAGVQFSEKEHDVKNATVSDNWQNKISNVKNSLDLLILFGVFTDDEKSDIDLLIVGNNFNGSLSKWAADLEKQEGRELNYMILSMEDFYYRYTTQDTFVKQLFNGKYNIVFDKENLLEKL; encoded by the coding sequence ATGGAACAGAGTATTAATGCACTATTTGGTTCAAAAACTAGAGTTAAGCTTTTAAACTTGTTTTTTAATAAGCCAGATGAAAAATTTTATGTTCGAGAAATTTCTAGAATAATTGATGAGCAAGTTAATTCTGTTCGAAGGGAGCTAACAAATCTTGAAGGCGTTGGCGTTGTGAAAAGTTCTACAGAGGATCGAAAGATTTTTTATAGAGCAAATCAGCGATTCAAATATTATTTGCCGTTAAGAGTTATTTTTGCGGGGGTTCAATTCTCAGAGAAAGAACATGATGTTAAAAATGCTACAGTATCAGATAACTGGCAAAATAAAATTTCTAACGTAAAAAATTCTTTAGATCTGCTTATACTATTCGGTGTATTCACTGACGATGAAAAATCGGATATAGATCTATTGATTGTGGGTAATAATTTTAATGGCTCCTTATCTAAATGGGCTGCAGACCTTGAAAAACAAGAGGGCCGAGAACTAAACTATATGATTCTATCGATGGAAGATTTTTATTATAGGTACACGACTCAAGATACTTTTGTGAAACAATTATTTAATGGTAAGTATAATATAGTTTTCGACAAAGAAAATCTTCTTGAAAAATTATAG
- a CDS encoding MBL fold metallo-hydrolase, translating into MFDIEYKGGNTVVISTKKSSLVTDPKMSVNGEKDIVIKDGVELVTEERFATRNDNYKLTISYPGNYEISDFTIAGYPEKRHIDGDSEGKKSVIYGIDISGVKIGLLGNIGPNISDDQLENLGVLDILILPIGGGGYTLDATSAASIARRSDAKVIIPVHYSDDGIKYEVPQSDFSLFAKELGSEVEKTSKYKVKSAATLPEKMTIIQIERTK; encoded by the coding sequence ATGTTTGATATTGAATATAAGGGTGGAAATACTGTTGTAATTTCAACGAAAAAATCTTCACTAGTAACTGATCCGAAAATGTCAGTTAACGGGGAGAAGGATATAGTTATTAAAGATGGAGTAGAACTGGTTACTGAAGAGCGATTCGCAACTCGTAACGATAACTATAAGCTAACAATTAGCTACCCAGGTAATTATGAGATTTCGGACTTTACAATTGCGGGATATCCTGAAAAACGACATATAGATGGTGATTCTGAAGGTAAAAAATCAGTAATATATGGTATTGATATTTCAGGAGTTAAGATTGGACTCCTAGGAAATATTGGTCCTAATATCTCAGACGATCAACTCGAGAACCTGGGGGTGCTTGATATCTTAATTTTGCCTATTGGTGGCGGGGGATATACACTTGATGCAACATCGGCCGCAAGTATTGCTAGGAGATCTGATGCAAAAGTTATTATTCCTGTACATTATTCTGATGATGGAATAAAATATGAAGTTCCGCAATCTGATTTCTCTTTGTTTGCGAAAGAACTCGGATCTGAAGTTGAGAAAACTTCGAAATATAAGGTTAAATCTGCAGCAACTCTGCCAGAGAAAATGACAATTATACAAATTGAACGAACAAAATAA
- the rpmB gene encoding 50S ribosomal protein L28, with translation MAVCDLTGKGKQHGNNVSFSLRRTKRTFKPNIQKKTIIVDGKKVRLNLSTAAIRTLKKKGIL, from the coding sequence ATGGCAGTATGTGATTTAACAGGAAAAGGAAAGCAACACGGAAACAACGTTAGCTTTTCATTGCGACGCACAAAACGAACTTTTAAGCCAAACATTCAAAAGAAAACTATCATTGTTGATGGTAAAAAAGTTCGACTAAACTTGAGCACCGCAGCTATCCGAACTTTGAAGAAAAAAGGTATTTTATAA